ACAAACATCAAGAAACAGCCATTTATGCCGGCTTTCTGTAATACGTGTCTGTGCTTTTCTGCCAGACGCTTGCGATCGTATGGGCCTAAGCTGACCTTATACCAGTCACCTGTGGTGCCTTTAGCCTTAGTTATATTTGAGTCTAATCCCTGGAAGGCAATGACAGCTTTCATGGCATCCGCTTGAGGCTGAGTTCTGAAAGAGCCACATTGCATTCTATAGCGATGAGCTGGCCCACTAACCTCGGGAATATCGACCTCAACTTTCATATTTACCAGTTCTTTTTGATAGGTCCACTTTTCTTTCGGTTTAGGAGGAAGAGCCTTGGGATCTTTCTTCTGAGTGGGCTTGACGACGCTTTGTTCAGCCACAGCTGCTTCGCCTTCATCAAGATCCTTAGCACTGTTATTTATGGTCCAAAGGAAGTAACCAAAGCCAGTAACTAGGCCAAGGGTCACCAACAATAAGACCAGCGGAAAGCGTCTGGGTGCAGGCGCCTTACTCTTTCTGCGTGTGGTTTTAGATTTAGCCTTACCTTTTCGGGAAGGCTTTCTATTAGCGTAATCGCGATTTGTCATAGTATTGAAATACCGTCTAGTTACATGCGGTCTAAGGTTTCGATACCAAGCAGATCAAGACCTTGCTTAAGTGTTTTAGCCGTAAGTTTTGCTATGAGCAGGCGACTCTTCTTCTGCTCTTCAGTTTCAGCTGCCAGAACCGGGCAGGCTTCATAGAAGCTAGAGAAGGCGCCGGCAAGTTCAAACAGATAAGCACACATGGCATGGGGTTGGCCCTTTGATACCATGCGAGACAGGACTTCACCAAACTGAGCGAGTTTATTGCCTAAATTTTTCTCTTTGTCGTGCTCTAGAAGGATCTTAGCTTGGCTTAGGTCTATATCTTCGGCACGTTTAAAGA
This portion of the Shewanella violacea DSS12 genome encodes:
- a CDS encoding SPOR domain-containing protein; protein product: MTNRDYANRKPSRKGKAKSKTTRRKSKAPAPRRFPLVLLLVTLGLVTGFGYFLWTINNSAKDLDEGEAAVAEQSVVKPTQKKDPKALPPKPKEKWTYQKELVNMKVEVDIPEVSGPAHRYRMQCGSFRTQPQADAMKAVIAFQGLDSNITKAKGTTGDWYKVSLGPYDRKRLAEKHRHVLQKAGINGCFLMFVN